A genomic stretch from Embleya scabrispora includes:
- a CDS encoding elongation factor G: MNHLNIGILAHVDAGKTSLTERLLFDAGVISRVGSVDAGSTQTDSLDLERRRGITIRSAVVAFRVDDLQVNVIDTPGHSDFVAEVERALRVLDGAVLVVSAVEGVQARTRVLMRSLARLRIPVLVFVNKIDRMGARYREVLGALAAELGPGCVAMGSVAGIGTADARFAPFDAGDPEFAERLAEAFADHGESFVDAYLDDRVVLTAADYTRELRRQVREARVYPVFFGSALNGEGVGHLVRGIAAWLPRVEDAAEQEPLRAVVLKIERGRAGEKIAYVRTWSGVLRARDSVALFRREHGGGVAESTVRASGVQVFDRGTGVRDADATAGTIAKVRGLAQARVGDQLGSADGLPRTGLFAPPTLESEVTPGRPGERPALFAALQRMAEEDPMIDVRGDESSGAISVRLYGEVQKEVIGATLAEEFGLRVAFAESRPLYFERPVGVGEAVEEMDADGPTYFWATVGVRVEPAPPGSGIELRLGVELGALPLAFHRAIEESARRTLRQGLYGWEVLDCTVTLTRTGYFSPVSAAGDFRSVTPLVVADALRRAGTRVFEPTHRFEVETPADCLGVVLSALSAARAVPEEQVARGDRFLVRGSLPAAMVHGVTGRLPGLTRGEGVLVSEFEDYRLFAGHAVPIRERTGADPYDRERYMLQSLGRVRGN; this comes from the coding sequence ATGAACCATTTGAACATCGGGATTCTTGCGCATGTTGACGCGGGGAAGACCAGCCTGACCGAGCGTCTGCTGTTCGACGCGGGAGTGATCTCCCGGGTCGGCAGTGTCGATGCCGGCAGCACCCAGACCGACTCGCTCGACCTGGAGCGTCGGCGTGGGATCACCATCCGTTCCGCCGTGGTGGCGTTTCGGGTGGACGACCTCCAGGTCAATGTCATCGACACCCCCGGCCACTCCGACTTCGTCGCGGAGGTGGAGCGGGCGCTGCGCGTCCTCGACGGCGCCGTGTTGGTGGTGTCCGCGGTGGAGGGTGTGCAGGCGCGAACCCGGGTGCTGATGCGCTCGCTTGCCCGATTGCGGATCCCGGTCCTGGTGTTCGTGAACAAGATCGACCGGATGGGTGCGCGCTACCGGGAGGTATTGGGCGCGCTGGCCGCCGAACTGGGGCCCGGGTGCGTCGCGATGGGGTCGGTGGCCGGGATCGGTACCGCGGACGCGCGATTCGCGCCGTTCGACGCGGGCGACCCGGAGTTCGCGGAGCGGCTCGCGGAGGCGTTCGCCGACCACGGCGAGTCGTTCGTGGACGCGTATCTGGACGACCGGGTCGTGCTCACGGCGGCGGACTACACGCGCGAACTGCGGCGCCAGGTACGCGAGGCCCGGGTGTATCCGGTGTTCTTCGGCTCCGCCCTGAACGGGGAGGGGGTCGGCCACCTGGTGCGGGGAATCGCCGCGTGGTTGCCGCGCGTCGAGGACGCGGCCGAGCAAGAGCCCTTGCGGGCGGTCGTGTTGAAGATCGAGCGGGGGCGCGCGGGGGAGAAGATCGCGTACGTGCGCACCTGGAGCGGGGTGCTTCGGGCGCGGGACTCGGTCGCGCTGTTCCGGCGCGAACACGGGGGCGGTGTGGCCGAGTCGACCGTGCGGGCCTCCGGGGTGCAGGTCTTCGATCGTGGTACGGGGGTCCGGGACGCGGATGCGACGGCGGGCACCATCGCGAAGGTGCGGGGTCTGGCACAGGCGCGAGTCGGCGATCAACTGGGGTCGGCGGACGGGCTGCCTCGGACCGGACTGTTCGCGCCGCCGACGTTGGAATCGGAGGTCACACCCGGGCGACCGGGCGAACGCCCCGCGCTGTTCGCCGCGTTGCAGCGGATGGCCGAGGAGGATCCGATGATCGACGTGCGGGGCGACGAGTCGTCGGGGGCGATCTCGGTGCGCCTGTACGGCGAGGTGCAGAAGGAGGTGATCGGGGCGACGCTGGCCGAGGAGTTCGGTCTGCGGGTGGCGTTCGCCGAGTCGCGGCCGCTGTACTTCGAGCGCCCGGTGGGGGTGGGCGAGGCCGTGGAGGAGATGGACGCCGACGGGCCCACCTACTTTTGGGCCACGGTCGGTGTGCGGGTCGAGCCGGCGCCGCCGGGGAGCGGGATCGAGTTGCGGTTGGGGGTCGAGCTGGGTGCGCTGCCGCTCGCGTTCCATCGCGCGATCGAGGAGAGTGCGCGCCGGACGTTGCGGCAGGGGCTGTATGGGTGGGAAGTGCTGGACTGCACGGTGACGTTGACCCGTACCGGGTATTTCAGTCCGGTGAGTGCGGCGGGGGACTTTCGGAGTGTGACGCCGCTGGTGGTGGCCGACGCGTTGCGGCGGGCCGGGACGCGGGTGTTCGAGCCGACGCATCGGTTCGAGGTGGAGACTCCGGCGGACTGCCTGGGCGTGGTGCTGTCGGCACTTTCCGCGGCGCGGGCGGTGCCGGAGGAGCAGGTGGCGCGGGGGGATCGGTTCCTGGTGCGGGGGAGCCTTCCGGCGGCGATGGTGCATGGGGTTACGGGGCGGCTGCCGGGGCTGACGCGGGGGGAAGGGGTGCTGGTCAGCGAGTTCGAGGACTACCGGCTGTTCGCGGGCCATGCGGTCCCGATCCGGGAGCGCACGGGGGCGGACCCGTACGATCGTGAGCGCTACATGTTGCAGTCGCTGGGACGAGTCCGGGGCAACTGA
- a CDS encoding helix-turn-helix transcriptional regulator — translation MASSAAKQVIDGLRELATPGRSAAEVFARADELLRNVLGYDAVCWHTADPSTGLVTSVVSNDLSMAGFREAVRMEVWHEDIASFAAIRRGGIRAETLSRATGGRPERAMRFREQLAPAGFGDELRMVFDTQGGRWGCAAFMRGREHGPFLARQRDLADVAARHIGNALRACHAAPTWALPVDQAPAMMILGPSNGLVAADQRAQRLLADLADDSSAALSVPTAFAMVSEHARRAASGVLAAQVPIRVRTGDGRWFVLHASLVDGLADGHVGVVASPASPAETMPLYLAAFGLTGREQEVALQAIRGCDTREIARLLAMTPYTVQDHLKAVFTKAGVTSRRALIARIVQGELPPE, via the coding sequence ATGGCATCGAGTGCTGCAAAGCAAGTCATCGATGGTTTGCGGGAGTTGGCCACGCCGGGGCGGTCCGCCGCCGAAGTGTTCGCGCGCGCCGACGAGTTGCTGCGGAATGTACTCGGATATGACGCGGTCTGTTGGCACACCGCGGATCCCAGTACCGGGCTCGTCACCTCCGTGGTGAGCAACGACCTGAGCATGGCGGGGTTTCGCGAGGCGGTGCGGATGGAGGTGTGGCACGAGGACATCGCCTCCTTCGCCGCGATCCGGCGCGGTGGGATTCGGGCCGAGACGCTGAGTCGGGCGACTGGGGGGCGGCCCGAACGGGCGATGAGATTTCGGGAGCAGCTCGCCCCGGCCGGGTTCGGTGACGAATTGCGGATGGTCTTCGACACGCAGGGCGGGCGGTGGGGATGTGCCGCGTTCATGCGGGGGCGCGAACACGGCCCCTTCCTGGCCCGGCAGCGGGACCTGGCGGATGTCGCCGCGCGGCACATCGGCAACGCGCTGCGGGCCTGCCATGCCGCTCCGACGTGGGCGCTCCCGGTGGACCAGGCGCCCGCGATGATGATCCTCGGTCCGTCGAACGGCCTGGTCGCGGCGGATCAGCGGGCCCAGCGGCTGCTCGCCGACCTCGCCGACGACTCGTCGGCCGCACTGTCCGTGCCCACGGCCTTCGCGATGGTGTCCGAGCACGCGCGGCGAGCCGCGTCCGGGGTGCTTGCGGCGCAGGTGCCGATTCGGGTGCGTACCGGGGACGGGCGGTGGTTCGTGTTGCATGCCTCGCTGGTCGACGGTCTCGCCGACGGGCATGTCGGGGTGGTGGCCTCACCCGCGTCGCCGGCCGAGACGATGCCGCTGTATCTGGCCGCGTTCGGGTTGACCGGGCGCGAGCAGGAGGTGGCGCTGCAGGCGATCCGCGGTTGTGACACGCGGGAGATCGCCCGGCTCCTGGCGATGACCCCGTACACGGTCCAGGACCATCTCAAGGCCGTCTTTACCAAGGCCGGGGTGACCAGTCGCCGGGCGCTGATCGCCCGCATCGTGCAGGGTGAGCTGCCGCCGGAGTAG
- a CDS encoding GNAT family N-acetyltransferase: MAREHENGTRPPVRVRAVDVDTGAVPLFLTMLDSAVAWLTAAGRPGQWGTEPWSTRPGGEARVESAIRGGYARLAEIDGAPAGGCVFSGTPSAYIDPVDEPELFINLLVTDRRFVGAGVGAALIADARREAASRGIDLIRVDCYGGDDGALIRQYRSLGFTPVTPFTVERPDQPPWPGQLLAMRLNSGRSGTPGDHPAS; the protein is encoded by the coding sequence ATGGCGCGGGAACACGAGAACGGCACACGTCCGCCGGTACGGGTGCGGGCGGTCGACGTCGACACCGGCGCCGTGCCGCTCTTCCTCACCATGCTCGACAGCGCGGTGGCGTGGCTGACCGCCGCCGGCCGACCCGGCCAGTGGGGCACCGAGCCGTGGTCCACCCGCCCGGGCGGCGAGGCGCGCGTCGAGTCGGCGATCCGCGGAGGGTACGCCCGCCTGGCCGAGATCGACGGTGCCCCGGCCGGCGGCTGTGTCTTCTCCGGCACGCCGTCCGCGTACATCGACCCGGTCGACGAACCCGAGTTGTTCATCAATCTGCTCGTCACCGACCGGCGCTTCGTCGGCGCGGGCGTCGGCGCCGCCCTGATCGCGGACGCCCGCCGAGAGGCGGCGAGCCGCGGCATCGACCTGATCCGCGTCGACTGCTACGGAGGCGACGACGGCGCCCTGATCCGCCAATACCGCAGCCTGGGCTTCACGCCGGTCACCCCCTTCACCGTCGAGCGCCCCGACCAACCCCCGTGGCCCGGCCAGTTGCTGGCCATGCGACTGAACTCCGGCCGATCCGGCACGCCCGGCGACCACCCGGCATCATGA
- a CDS encoding NIPSNAP family protein — protein MITIHLRYEIDADKLADFEEYGRRWVHLVNRFGGTHHGYFLPSEGDSDIAYALFSFPGFAAYEQYRIDSATDPECRAAIELARTTGCIKRYERRFLRPLDANPQP, from the coding sequence ATGATCACCATTCACCTCAGATACGAGATCGACGCCGACAAGCTCGCCGACTTCGAGGAGTACGGCCGCCGCTGGGTCCACCTGGTCAACCGCTTCGGCGGCACCCACCACGGCTACTTCCTGCCGAGCGAGGGCGACAGCGACATCGCCTACGCCCTCTTCTCGTTCCCCGGGTTCGCCGCCTACGAGCAGTACCGCATCGACAGCGCGACCGACCCGGAATGCCGGGCCGCGATCGAACTCGCCCGCACCACCGGCTGCATCAAGCGCTACGAACGCCGCTTCCTACGCCCCCTGGACGCAAACCCGCAGCCGTAG
- a CDS encoding pentapeptide repeat-containing protein, protein MTSPAAPSPTPPPWPHCAEGTTTTDPVGCRGVHVTGHTRCLAHLPSPDRAAHLAALVPGSNVDHRGTTFDGPLLTALLDALRDPITARPRLGSALFEAATFTADADFRGATFTADARFDTAAFTARARFDRATFTDAAQFERATFSADARFDRATFTARAQFYGATFDSHAQFGDVTFTANAWFNRATFSAGAWFDGAAFSADARFDAAEFGAAADFGDATFTARARFGAVIFSADARFDAATFGADADFGDATFTARARFGGTRFRGNASFADTGFVGRVMFGRTRFHADATMVGAVFDSEAFFGGTVFEEHANFAGATFRGTTLLGPLECRGRLILTGAVFGVPATIQAVATAVECVRTRWDSAATMRLRYAYVDLTDAVLTNNPVTIATHTAPFVDTYGIAVDERAMTGTPDIRLGSLAGVDAAHLVLTNTDLTECRFFGAVHLDQLRLGGETAFARTPPGMDVRRVVPLRWTDRLALAEEHHWRATAPGRARLRAGWATAPPQPGPAACPPGPPALAALYRQLRKAFEDGKDEPGAADFYMAEMEMRRLDRRPGRGHAERGLLTAYWALSGYGLRASRALAWLLLAMAATVLAMVLWGLPTSDPKPLTTGTQAAPGQPVSLTTDNPEPVLTGPPRTRLTGKRAEKATRVVLNSVVFRSSGQNLTTAGTYIEMTSRFLEPVLLGLAALAIRGRVKR, encoded by the coding sequence ATGACGTCGCCTGCCGCGCCTTCGCCCACACCCCCGCCGTGGCCGCACTGCGCGGAAGGCACGACCACGACCGATCCCGTCGGATGCCGGGGCGTACACGTCACCGGACACACCCGGTGCCTGGCCCACCTGCCTTCCCCGGACCGAGCCGCCCACCTGGCCGCCCTGGTCCCGGGTTCGAATGTCGACCACCGCGGCACCACTTTCGACGGCCCCCTGTTGACCGCGCTCCTCGACGCGCTCCGGGATCCGATCACTGCCCGCCCTCGTCTCGGGTCGGCCCTTTTCGAAGCCGCGACATTCACCGCCGACGCCGACTTCCGCGGTGCGACGTTCACCGCCGACGCCCGGTTCGATACTGCGGCGTTCACCGCCCGCGCCCGGTTCGACCGAGCGACGTTCACAGACGCCGCTCAATTCGAGCGCGCGACGTTTTCCGCCGACGCCCGATTCGACCGCGCCACGTTCACGGCCCGCGCCCAGTTCTACGGTGCGACATTCGACTCCCACGCGCAGTTCGGCGATGTGACCTTCACCGCCAATGCCTGGTTCAACCGGGCGACCTTCAGCGCCGGAGCATGGTTCGACGGCGCGGCCTTCTCGGCCGACGCCCGGTTCGACGCCGCGGAGTTCGGCGCCGCCGCCGACTTCGGCGACGCGACGTTCACCGCCCGTGCCCGGTTCGGCGCGGTGATCTTCTCCGCCGATGCCCGGTTCGATGCCGCGACCTTCGGTGCCGACGCCGACTTCGGCGACGCGACGTTCACCGCCCGGGCCCGATTCGGTGGCACGAGGTTCCGGGGGAACGCGTCGTTCGCCGACACCGGATTCGTCGGCCGCGTCATGTTCGGCCGGACACGGTTTCACGCCGACGCCACGATGGTCGGGGCGGTATTCGACAGCGAGGCGTTCTTCGGTGGGACGGTGTTCGAAGAGCATGCCAACTTCGCCGGTGCCACCTTTCGCGGTACCACTCTCCTCGGCCCTCTGGAGTGCCGGGGCCGGCTGATCCTGACCGGCGCCGTGTTCGGGGTACCGGCCACCATCCAGGCCGTGGCCACCGCCGTCGAGTGCGTCCGTACTCGGTGGGACTCGGCCGCCACCATGCGCCTGCGCTATGCCTATGTGGACCTGACCGATGCCGTGCTCACCAACAACCCGGTCACCATCGCCACTCACACCGCGCCCTTCGTCGACACCTACGGAATCGCGGTCGACGAGCGCGCGATGACCGGGACCCCGGACATCCGTCTCGGCTCGTTGGCCGGTGTCGACGCCGCCCACCTGGTCCTGACCAACACCGATCTGACCGAGTGCCGCTTCTTCGGCGCCGTCCACCTCGATCAACTCCGCCTGGGCGGCGAAACCGCATTCGCGCGTACCCCACCCGGAATGGACGTACGTCGAGTGGTCCCGCTGCGCTGGACCGACCGCTTGGCCCTGGCCGAGGAACACCACTGGCGCGCCACCGCCCCGGGGCGCGCCCGCCTGCGAGCGGGATGGGCCACCGCACCGCCGCAGCCGGGGCCGGCGGCATGTCCCCCCGGGCCACCCGCGCTCGCCGCGCTGTACCGCCAACTCCGCAAGGCGTTCGAGGACGGCAAGGACGAACCCGGCGCCGCCGACTTCTACATGGCCGAGATGGAAATGCGCCGCCTCGACCGACGCCCCGGCCGGGGCCATGCCGAGCGCGGCCTCCTCACCGCGTACTGGGCCCTGTCCGGGTACGGCCTGCGCGCCTCCCGGGCACTTGCTTGGCTGCTCCTCGCGATGGCCGCCACCGTCCTGGCGATGGTGCTCTGGGGACTGCCCACCAGCGACCCCAAACCGCTGACCACCGGCACCCAGGCGGCACCCGGGCAACCCGTGTCGCTCACCACCGACAACCCCGAGCCGGTCCTCACCGGCCCACCTCGAACACGACTGACCGGCAAACGCGCCGAGAAGGCGACCAGGGTCGTGCTCAACTCCGTGGTCTTCCGTTCCTCCGGCCAGAACCTCACCACCGCGGGTACGTACATCGAGATGACGTCCCGCTTCCTCGAACCCGTCCTCCTGGGCCTGGCCGCGCTCGCCATCCGAGGCCGGGTAAAGCGCTGA
- a CDS encoding YwqG family protein, with the protein MTDERYSRLAAEHLPSDLAERWIALLRPCVRLRRADAGEQVVAVLGGVPELPSGVDWPDWPEVGPLSFIASVRCAALPAAGRAAGVPGDGTLLFFYFDGRGEDAGDDESAFVSVYDPQTWVGARVLYVPEGTPVSPVEPPCGPAPYPRVELAADVEQSAPDLWLPQVREALLGSGDPWPEPREIPVGLRPFRRAFAKLDGRIGHRVGGHAVPIQGPVEYEAASADLGVERPWGEPQLDAEATRWLLLAQFDSDEDAGMEWGDAGTLYWLIRSEDLADRRFDRARLVAQC; encoded by the coding sequence ATGACCGATGAGCGCTATTCCCGGCTTGCCGCCGAGCACCTGCCCTCCGACCTCGCCGAACGATGGATTGCGCTGCTGCGTCCCTGTGTTCGGCTGCGCCGAGCCGATGCGGGCGAGCAGGTCGTCGCGGTCCTCGGCGGCGTGCCGGAGTTGCCGAGTGGGGTCGATTGGCCCGACTGGCCGGAGGTGGGACCGTTGTCGTTCATCGCCTCGGTACGGTGTGCGGCGCTGCCGGCGGCCGGGCGGGCCGCCGGCGTTCCGGGCGACGGGACGCTGCTGTTCTTCTACTTCGACGGCCGGGGCGAGGATGCCGGCGACGACGAGTCGGCGTTCGTCTCCGTCTACGATCCCCAGACGTGGGTCGGTGCCCGGGTGCTGTATGTCCCGGAGGGCACACCGGTCTCGCCGGTGGAGCCGCCCTGCGGGCCGGCACCGTACCCGCGGGTGGAGTTGGCGGCGGACGTCGAGCAGAGTGCGCCCGATCTCTGGCTGCCACAGGTGCGCGAGGCCCTGCTCGGCAGCGGTGATCCGTGGCCCGAACCTCGGGAAATCCCGGTCGGGCTGCGGCCGTTCCGACGTGCCTTCGCGAAGCTCGACGGCCGCATCGGCCACCGCGTCGGCGGTCATGCCGTGCCGATCCAGGGTCCGGTGGAGTACGAGGCGGCGAGCGCGGACCTGGGCGTCGAACGCCCTTGGGGGGAGCCGCAGTTGGACGCGGAGGCCACGCGTTGGCTCCTGCTCGCCCAGTTCGACAGTGACGAGGACGCGGGGATGGAATGGGGCGACGCGGGGACCCTGTACTGGTTGATCCGCTCCGAGGACCTCGCCGACCGGCGCTTCGACCGGGCCCGCCTGGTGGCGCAGTGTTGA
- a CDS encoding peptidase inhibitor family I36 protein: MFRSLATVASGVVAGTLMGALVFAPTARADAAAPDTSCPTGNLCVYSGESLTGTRTVVSARAIEERGDAGYTIREPVLSIANRTGFDVLHGVSRSVVCIRFPCYQYTVDGRVEAGRDLASADTAGRPLVVGKDFGR, translated from the coding sequence ATGTTCCGCTCACTCGCCACCGTGGCGTCCGGCGTGGTCGCCGGCACCCTCATGGGCGCGCTCGTCTTCGCGCCCACCGCGCGGGCCGACGCCGCCGCTCCCGACACCTCCTGCCCGACGGGGAACCTCTGCGTCTACAGCGGGGAGAGCCTCACGGGAACGCGCACGGTCGTCTCGGCGCGGGCGATCGAGGAGCGCGGTGACGCCGGATACACGATCCGGGAGCCGGTTCTGTCGATCGCGAACCGCACCGGCTTCGACGTGCTCCACGGCGTGAGCCGCTCCGTGGTGTGCATTCGATTCCCCTGTTACCAGTACACGGTGGACGGGCGCGTCGAGGCCGGGCGCGACCTCGCGTCCGCCGACACGGCCGGCCGACCGTTGGTCGTCGGCAAGGACTTCGGCCGGTAG
- a CDS encoding phage tail protein, translating into MSGASDYRWVNALGRWPGARFAGVRTDGERLVLAPGAASLEPAAVADLDPADGPLGMVVLADGTVLVTDPGHGRVLRMDGCDHTVCVLGCLDVATGDPAALRAPRGLWLLGGGRLLVVDDATKDLHAPDGSPRAEGRPVGMVVRADTGEYLAPWTDPPPAEDPALRAARERVGGLAAVRVADGVLVAGGARQVPGAGVVFVPDDGGDVVLLAGGDSAGIAVDHCGRVFVAGPGGIARLGPRRIGARGVAVVPAPREPVGVEHWDRVRVVLAEPAPAGSHVRVWTMLATDAAGTPDPPDPMHADADDAPVPTARGRWRAGPLDGVDVRVLAGPAHPGDRLWITIELLGDGRGTPRVDDIRVERLGRGLLDALPAAYTGDDDGSGTLGRLLGLFGSAHAASVRGLDDLPASLDPGSAPDRPDDPWLDRLAGWVDAVPLTAADEAARRANVAGAYAAHGRRGTPAGLVEAVERETGVAVRVVEPLLGAQVWRLGTGGLGRDTSTRVADPGPPALDTTAVLDGADLVPAHDRGLPLYAAYAHRVCVHVPPERADALPEIARVVERERPAHVFAQVRLTRPGRIPGRVGIDTFVAGPPPEWTAGGGPGLGADVRLPGSPAAHVGGPVETRLDTTLPTPGGRGATPVRLQGVEHT; encoded by the coding sequence GTGAGCGGCGCGAGCGACTACCGCTGGGTCAACGCCCTCGGCCGCTGGCCCGGCGCGCGGTTCGCGGGGGTGCGGACGGACGGCGAACGGTTGGTGCTCGCCCCGGGCGCCGCCTCGCTCGAACCGGCGGCGGTCGCCGACCTGGATCCGGCGGATGGCCCGCTGGGCATGGTCGTGCTCGCCGACGGCACCGTCCTGGTCACCGATCCGGGCCACGGCCGCGTCCTGCGGATGGACGGCTGCGACCACACGGTATGCGTCCTCGGCTGCCTCGACGTCGCGACGGGCGACCCGGCCGCACTCCGCGCACCGCGCGGCCTGTGGTTGCTCGGCGGCGGACGGCTGTTGGTGGTGGACGACGCGACGAAGGACCTCCACGCCCCCGACGGTTCGCCCCGAGCGGAAGGCCGTCCGGTCGGCATGGTGGTCCGGGCCGACACCGGTGAATACCTCGCGCCGTGGACCGATCCGCCGCCGGCCGAGGACCCCGCGCTGCGGGCCGCCCGGGAGCGGGTCGGCGGGCTCGCGGCGGTGCGGGTGGCCGACGGGGTGCTGGTGGCGGGCGGGGCGCGGCAGGTGCCGGGGGCCGGGGTGGTGTTCGTCCCGGACGACGGCGGCGACGTCGTGCTGTTGGCCGGCGGGGACTCGGCCGGGATCGCGGTGGATCATTGCGGGCGGGTGTTCGTGGCCGGCCCCGGTGGGATCGCCCGGCTCGGGCCCCGGCGAATCGGGGCGCGCGGCGTCGCCGTGGTGCCCGCGCCGAGGGAGCCGGTCGGGGTCGAGCACTGGGATCGGGTGCGGGTCGTGCTCGCCGAACCCGCGCCGGCGGGCAGCCACGTTCGGGTCTGGACGATGCTCGCGACCGACGCCGCCGGTACCCCCGATCCGCCCGACCCGATGCACGCCGACGCCGACGACGCGCCCGTGCCGACCGCCCGGGGGCGCTGGCGGGCCGGCCCGCTGGACGGTGTGGACGTGCGAGTCCTCGCCGGCCCGGCCCACCCCGGCGACCGGCTCTGGATCACGATCGAACTGCTCGGCGACGGCCGCGGCACCCCGCGCGTGGACGACATCCGGGTGGAACGCCTCGGGCGCGGCCTCCTCGACGCGCTGCCCGCCGCCTACACCGGCGACGACGACGGCTCCGGCACGCTCGGCCGACTGCTCGGCCTGTTCGGGTCGGCGCACGCGGCGTCGGTGCGCGGCCTCGACGACCTGCCCGCCTCGCTCGACCCCGGCTCGGCCCCCGACCGCCCCGACGACCCGTGGCTGGACCGGCTCGCCGGCTGGGTCGACGCCGTACCGCTCACCGCCGCCGACGAGGCGGCCCGCCGCGCGAACGTCGCCGGAGCGTACGCCGCACACGGCCGGCGCGGCACCCCCGCCGGCCTGGTCGAGGCGGTCGAGCGCGAGACCGGGGTCGCCGTCCGGGTCGTCGAACCGCTGCTGGGCGCGCAGGTCTGGCGCCTGGGCACCGGCGGCCTCGGTCGGGACACGAGCACCCGCGTCGCCGACCCCGGCCCGCCCGCCCTGGACACCACCGCCGTCCTCGACGGCGCCGACCTCGTCCCGGCACACGATCGTGGCCTGCCGCTGTACGCGGCCTACGCACACCGGGTGTGCGTCCACGTCCCGCCGGAGCGGGCCGACGCGCTGCCCGAGATCGCGCGCGTGGTCGAGCGGGAGCGTCCGGCACACGTGTTCGCGCAGGTGCGGCTCACCCGCCCGGGCCGAATTCCGGGACGGGTCGGCATCGACACCTTCGTCGCGGGTCCGCCGCCCGAGTGGACCGCCGGCGGGGGTCCCGGCCTGGGCGCGGACGTACGCCTGCCCGGCTCGCCCGCCGCGCACGTCGGCGGCCCGGTCGAGACCCGCCTCGACACAACGCTTCCCACACCGGGCGGTCGCGGTGCGACCCCCGTCCGTCTGCAAGGGGTTGAGCACACGTGA